From the Harpia harpyja isolate bHarHar1 chromosome 16, bHarHar1 primary haplotype, whole genome shotgun sequence genome, one window contains:
- the DEPDC7 gene encoding DEP domain-containing protein 7: MATVREKAAALSLGAVCSPAARPPGFSLAQKPFGATYVWSSIINALQTQVEVKKRRQNLKCYHDCFIGSDAVDVIFAHLLQNKYFGDVDISRAKIVRVCQALMDYKVFEAVSTRVFGKDKRSVFEDSSSSLYRFTNVSNQMELDKDYQQCTPRRHEKSMLFHSTVKPESLEDLWENLSLKPANTPQVNISDSLSRRVINEVWQEQTIARLLQLVDLPLLESLLEHQQIRPQLPQPGKGTGYVITSNYLDREILKAFSDSQTDEWLSAAIDCLEYLPDQMVVDISRNLPDQPDKADTWKLLLFENIGRYYGQKKEPLLSHASEIHSGIAELLVNGKMEQSLEAIQLYLKLLDSQVREEFRRLLYFMAVAAHNSELKLQKESDNRMVVKRTFSKAIINNKTLSRGKTDLLILFLVDHQKDVLKIPGTLHKMVSNKLMALQKGQDPSKITGYTFCQKLDEREYRSNTEKTTKDELLSLLKAIDEDSKLSDKERKRLLGQFHSSNPSIFMQYFGDRVTNMCV; the protein is encoded by the exons ATGGCCACGGTGCGGGAGAAGGCGGCGGCTTTGAGCCTCGGCGCTGTCTGCAGCCCCGCCGCCAGGCCGCCGG GCTTTAGCTTGGCGCAGAAACCATTTGGAGCAACGTACGTCTGGAGCAGCATTATCAATGCACTTCAAACTCAAGTGGAAGTGAAAAAGCGTCGCCAAAACCTGAAGTGCTATCATGACTGTTTTATTGGTTCAGATGCGGTGGATGTTATCTTTGCCCATCTTCTACAGAACAAGTATTTTGGGGATGTTGATATTTCCCGTGCTAAAATAGTTCGTGTATGTCAAGCGCTGATGGATTACAAAGTATTTGAGGCTGTTTCAACTAGGGTCTTTGGAAAAGACAAACGGTCTGTATTTGAAGACAGTAGCAGTAGCCTCTACAGATTCACAAATGTCTCAAACCAAATGGAACTTGATAAAGATTACCAGCAGTGTACACCACGAAG ACATGAGAAGAGCATGTTGTTTCACTCTACTGTCAAACCAGAAAGCTTGGAGGATCTCTGGGAAAACCTGAGTTTAAAGCCTGCAAATACCCCTCAAGTAAACATCTCTGATAGTTTGTCCCGTCGAG TTATTAATGAAGTATGGCAAGAACAAACAATTGCTCGTCTGCTGCAGCTTGTAGACCTTCCGCTCCTTGAGTCTTTACTTGAGCATCAACAGATCAGACCTCAGCTTCCACAACCAGGGAAGGGAACTGGATATGTCATCACAAGTAACTACCTAGACAGAGAGATTCTTAAGGCTTTCAGTGACTCACA AACAGACGAATGGCTCTCAGCAGCAATAGATTGCTTGGAATACCTTCCAGATCAGATGGTGGTAGATATTAGCAGGAACTTGCCTGATCAACCAGATAAAGCAGACACATGGAAACTACTGCTGTTTGAAAATATTGGTAGATACTACGGCCAAAAAAAGGAGCCACTTTTAAGCCATGCATCTGAAATTCATTCAGGAATTGCAGAACTATTAG TGAATGGGAAGATGGAGCAATCTTTAGAAGCCATTCAACTCTATTTGAAACTTCTAGACAGCCAGGTCAGGGAGGAGTTCAGAAGATTACTGTACTTCATGGCTGTTGCAGCACATAATTCTGAGCTCAAACTACAGAAGGAG AGTGACAACAGGATGGTTGTGAAAAGAACATTCTCTAAAGCTATTATCAACAATAAAACCTTATCCAGAGGGAAAACTGACCTCCTGATCTTGTTCCTTGTGGATCACCAAAAAGATGTGTTAAAG ATCCCAGGGACACTGCATAAAATGGTCAGCAATAAACTGATGGCTTTGCAGAAAGGCCAAGATCCTAGTAAGATAACAG GCTATACCTTTTGCCAAAAACTTGATGAAAGAGAGTATCGCTCCAATACAGAGAAGACCACAAAAGATGAGCTATTATCTCTATTGAAAGCTATTGATGAAGATTCAAAGCTCTCtgacaaagagagaaagagactgCTAGGTCAGTTTCATAGTAGTAATCCAAGTATTTTTATGCAGTATTTTGGAGACAGAGTTACTAATATGTGTGTGTGA